The Deltaproteobacteria bacterium sequence GGTCGCCGTCGATGGCCTCGATCTCGATGTGCGGCGCGGCGAGATCTTTGGCCTCCTCGGCCCCAACGGCGCCGGCAAGACGACCACCGTCGCGTTGATCGTCGGTCTGCTCGCGCCCGACGGCGGGCGCGTCGACATTGGCGACGGGGGCGACCCGCGAGACCGCGCCGTGCGTCGCATGCTCGGTCTCGCACCGCAGGCGCTCGCACTGTACGACACCCTCACCGGGATCGAGAACCTGCGGTTTTGGGGCGCGCTGTTCGACCTACACGGGAAGGCGGTCGAGCGCCGCGCCGCCGCCGCGCTCGAGGCGGTTGCCCTCGCGGACCGCGCCGGCGACCGCGTCGCCACGTATTCGGGAGGGATGAAACGCCGCCTGAACCTCGCGGTCGCGCTCGTCCACGATCCGCCGATTCTGCTGTGCGACGAGCCGACGGCCGGTGTCGATCCGCAGTCGCGGAACGCGATCTTCGAGGCGCTCGAGCGGCTCCGCGCCGACGGGCGGACCATCCTGTACACGACGCACTACATGGAGGAGGCCGAACGCCTGTGCGACCGGGTCGCCATCATCGATAGTGGTCGCGTCCTCGCCGTCGACGGCGTCGACGGGCTCATCGCCACGCACGGCGGCCCCGACCGGCTCGTCGTCGAGTCGCGCACGGGACCGCGCGAGATCGAGACCGACGATCCGCTTGCCACCCTCAACGCCCTGGCACAGCAGGAGGACATCGTTCGCTTCCGCGTCGAGCGCCCCACGCTCGAGGCGGTCTTCCTGCGCCTGACCGGGCGGAGGCTTCGCGACTAATGCGGGCGCTGTTGGCCATCCTCCGCAAGGACCTCCGGCTGCTCGCGCGCGATCCGGCGGGGTTGTTCTTCACGGTCGTGTTTCCGCCGCTGACGGCGATCTTCTTCGGCACGATCTTTTCGCGCGACGACGGTGGCGAGGCCATTTCGGTCGTCCTCGTCGACGAGGACGGCTCCGCCGAGAGCCGTGCCTTCCTCGCGCGGCTCGATGCTGCACCCGAGCTGGCGACCCGGCGCGGCGAGCGCGCGGCGGCGGTCGCCGCGGTGCGCAAGGGGAAAGAGACCGCCTACGTGCTCGTCCCGTCGGGGTTCGGTGACGCGCGCCGCCGCCTGTTGTTCGGCGGCACGGCGCGGGTCGTCATCGGGGTCGATCCGAGCCGGCGCGCCGAGGCGGGGCTCCTTCGGGGCGTGGTGACGCGCTACCTGTACGAAGGCGTGCAGGACCTGTTTGCCGATCCGAACGAGGGGCGCGACCTGGTCAGGCGTGCACGCTCGGACCTCGCCGCGTCGGGCGACACGTCGCAGTGGGCGCGCGACGTCAGCCGCTTTCTCGCCGCGGTCGACCGCTTTCTCGCCGCAATCCCGGACGCAAGCGACGGCGCGGGCGACACGGCGGGATCGCGACCGCGCTGGCAGCCGGTCGACGTCGCGGTCGAGGCGGTGACGCGCGCGCGGGCGGGGCCGACGTCCTATTTTGAGATCTCGTTTCCGCAGGCGATCCTGTGGGGACTGATGATGTGCGCGATGTCGTTTGCCATGACGCTCGTGTCCGAGCGACAGCAGGGCACGTTCCTGCGCCTGCGCGTCGCCCCCGTGACGCGCACTCAGATTGTGGGAGGGAAGGCCGCCGCGTGCTTGATCGTGATCGGCGTCGTCGAGGTCGGCCTGCTCGCGCTCGGGCGCGTCGCCTTTGGGCTGCGCGTGACGCCCTCCGTGGTCCTGCTGCTCGCGCTGGTCGCGAGCGCCGTCTGTTTCGTCGGCATCATGATGCTGCTCGCGACGATCGGGCGGACCGCGAGGGCCGCGAGCGGTTATGCGACGGCGGCGATGCTCGTCCTGATGATGCTCGGTGGCGGGATGGTGCCGGTCATGTTCATGCCCGGGTGGATGCGCGCGATCGCCGTGGTGAGCCCGGTCCGCTGGGCTCTGCTTGCGATCGAGGGCGCGACCTGGCGCGGCTTCTCGCTGAGCGAGATGCTGCTTCCGTGCGGTGTCTTGGTCGCCACCGGCGTCGTCGCATTCGTCGCCGGTGTGCGCCTGCTGCGCGACGACTAAACCTGGCCGCCGGAGCGCGAGCGCGCGCGCGACGGACCCCGGCCAAAGGGCGCGACGGCGGTCCGTGGGGCGGAACGCCGGCGAGCGGCGGGGCGACAGCATGGCGGAGCGGCCGCCTGGCGAGGCGGGCCGACGAAGCCAAGGTGGGGCTGTTTCAACGACGGCTGGCGCTGCTGGCGTCGCGAGGGGGAGCGACGGCGACAGCAGACGGGTCCACTTCTATGAGAATGGCCACCGCGTCACGGTGATCGGCTACCCGACCGGCGCATGCGGTCGTCGTGGAGTCGCGGCGGTGGCCCGGGTCGTCGCGGTTCTCGCGGCTCCCCATTCGTCGACGGCCGACGGCGACAAGGACGGGTCCACTCTGGTCGACGGCGGTGCGTTGTAGTTTTTCTGGGGCAGCGCGGCGGTCGCGTTGGGCTCGACGCTGCTGTCGCCGCCCGAGAGCCCTCGGCTGTTCCCCGAAAGCGAGGGCGGAGCACCCCGTGACGGCGATACGATCCCGAACGATCAGCTGGGTCTGCTGGCGGGTGCCACTCCTTTGTTGCTGGCGATCCCGCGCACCGGCGCGCGCGGCTACCACGTCAAGGGCGCCGCCGAGTCCATCATGACCGTCGCCGCGATCACGGAGCTGACCGAGAGGCTCATCGGCCGGCATCGTCCGAGCTTTCCCCCGAGTCTCGCGACGAAGACCGCCGCCGTCCGGCGTCGACGATGGCGGCCAGGGCCGACGTTGGCGCCGTGGCGGCATGACCTCGAGAGTTGACGACCGCATCGCGCCGGACTGCGCGCACGTCGCCCTCCGTTCGACATCGGCGCCGTTGCCGGCCAAAACGGTAGACCGCTGGCGCGACCGCGGCCATCTGCTCAAGATCGACGAATGCGGGACGAGTTGGCCGCACCAGGTGGTGGCGCAGCGCGAGCGGAGTCGGCGACCACCGATCTGCCGTTCGACGGAGTATTGTTTCTGTGCGCGGCGAATTCGGCGCGGTCGCAGATGGCGGAGGCGATCGCGATGCGCACGTTCGGCGACGCGGTGCGCGTGCAGTCAGCCGGCTCGGCGCCGACGCGCGTGCACCCGCTCGCCGTACGCGCGATGGCAGAGGTCGGGATCGACATCTCGGCCCAGTCGGCCAAGGCACTCGACGCCGTGGATCTCGGAGCGGTCGACCTCGCGATCACGTTGTGCGGGGACGGCGGCTGCCCCGTGCCGCCGCGCGGCGTGGTTCACCTGCACTGGCCGTTGCCCGATCCGGCGGCGGCACGCCCGGGCGACTCGCACGCGCGCCAGCTCGATCGATTTCGCGCCGTGCGCGACGAACTGAGCGAACGCATCGCCGCACTGGCGGCGGCGCGACGACGGAAGCGGTGACCGCACAGCCGAGGCCCCGGCCGCGGCCGTGGTACATTGCCGTCGGGGTGCGCGGGATCTGCAGGGCATGTGCCGCCGCCGTGGCGATCGGCTGGCTCGCCGCCGGTTGCGCGACGGCGTCGGGACTCGGGCGCGCGGAGCCGCTCGCCGCCGGCGACGCGCGACTCGGAT is a genomic window containing:
- a CDS encoding ABC transporter ATP-binding protein; the protein is MICLREVTKRFGNTVAVDGLDLDVRRGEIFGLLGPNGAGKTTTVALIVGLLAPDGGRVDIGDGGDPRDRAVRRMLGLAPQALALYDTLTGIENLRFWGALFDLHGKAVERRAAAALEAVALADRAGDRVATYSGGMKRRLNLAVALVHDPPILLCDEPTAGVDPQSRNAIFEALERLRADGRTILYTTHYMEEAERLCDRVAIIDSGRVLAVDGVDGLIATHGGPDRLVVESRTGPREIETDDPLATLNALAQQEDIVRFRVERPTLEAVFLRLTGRRLRD
- a CDS encoding ABC transporter permease, coding for MRALLAILRKDLRLLARDPAGLFFTVVFPPLTAIFFGTIFSRDDGGEAISVVLVDEDGSAESRAFLARLDAAPELATRRGERAAAVAAVRKGKETAYVLVPSGFGDARRRLLFGGTARVVIGVDPSRRAEAGLLRGVVTRYLYEGVQDLFADPNEGRDLVRRARSDLAASGDTSQWARDVSRFLAAVDRFLAAIPDASDGAGDTAGSRPRWQPVDVAVEAVTRARAGPTSYFEISFPQAILWGLMMCAMSFAMTLVSERQQGTFLRLRVAPVTRTQIVGGKAAACLIVIGVVEVGLLALGRVAFGLRVTPSVVLLLALVASAVCFVGIMMLLATIGRTARAASGYATAAMLVLMMLGGGMVPVMFMPGWMRAIAVVSPVRWALLAIEGATWRGFSLSEMLLPCGVLVATGVVAFVAGVRLLRDD
- a CDS encoding arsenate reductase ArsC → MRDELAAPGGGAARAESATTDLPFDGVLFLCAANSARSQMAEAIAMRTFGDAVRVQSAGSAPTRVHPLAVRAMAEVGIDISAQSAKALDAVDLGAVDLAITLCGDGGCPVPPRGVVHLHWPLPDPAAARPGDSHARQLDRFRAVRDELSERIAALAAARRRKR